The genomic region TCGGTAAGCTTATCAACTTCACAAGTAAAATAAATTAAATCTTTATGAAGCAATACATCATCTCCTCTTGGAATGATGAGCTGATCATCTCTTACTATAGCGGCAATTAACGGTCGTGATTTTTGTATAACGGATGGAAGATCTAAAAGCCTAAGTCCCCTAAGACGGGAATTTTCCTCTAAATTAATACCAACTACTTTAACTAAACCATTAGCGAATTCTCCTACTTCAACCGCGCCTGGAACAGTCATAAGCCTATCAATAGTTTTTACAACTTCAATTTCTGGGTTAATAACCGTATCTATGTGGGGAGGGTTATATCTCAATGTATCATGATATTTATCAAAATCAGCGTTTCTAATACGGGCAATTTTTTTTGTTGAAGGAGATATAATATCCGTCACTACGCAAGCAACTAAGTTAGTTTCATCTTGATTTGTTACAGCAAGCATAATATTTGCTTCTCTTATGCCAGCTTCTTCTAATATTGATGGATTACTTCCTGAACCTTGAATTACTTGAACATCAATATTATCGGCTACCCTTCTTAGGGCATCGGGATTTTTATCAATCACAACAACATTTTTATTTTCAAGGGCGAGCCTGTTTGCAATATGAAACCCAACTTCCCCTGCTCCAACAATTACAATTTTCAAATCAAACCTCTACTAAATAAAATGATATATTATTAGGAATCCTTCATAATACAGGAAAAATAGTTAACACCTTTTAAAAAAGTGTTTCAATAGACTGTATAACTTCCTTTAAAGATTCTATCATAGCATCAACAATTTCTCTAAAAACAATATTGTGCTGACAAGCTTTTTCTAATGCAAATGCTTTTTTTTGTAAATCAACGGCTCCAATATTAGATCCGCTTCCCTTCAAAGTATGGGCAATATTACCTAATTCAACCCAGTTTTCTTCGTTGAACGCTTTATTTATTTTATCAATAGTAGTTTGATTATCTTTTGCAAATCCCATTAAAATTTTTTTAAATAACATTTCATCTATGGATAAAAAATCGAGAGTTGCTTTAATATCTAATCCTGGCAATCGATGAGGTAAGTTATTATTATTATTTTCTGTGGCGATGCTCGTATATTCTTCATTACTATTTGATGATTGGTTTATTGCATTATAGCATTCAAACAATGTCTGAAATAATTTTTTCTGGCTTATCGGTTTAGTAACATAGCCATTCATTCCAGATGCCAAGCATCTCTCCGCATCACCTTTCATTGCATGAGCTGTCATTGCAATAATGGGGAGATTATCGAAGCTATCATCTTCTCTAATAGCTCTTGTTGCTTGATACCCATCCATTTCTGGCATTTGTATGTCCATTAATACAACTTGAAACTGACCGTTTTTAACCTTTTTTACTGCTTCTTTGCCATTGTTGGCTATTTCAAATTCTATTCCAGCTCCTTTTAAGACAGCGGATGCTATCTCTTGATTAGTAAGATTATCTTCAGCTAATAAGACACGCATACCTTTCAATTTTTCTTTAAGTTCAGACAAAGGAGTTGTTATTGATTCATCCTGTTTATAAATCTTTTGATTTTTTGTGCCAAAAATGTTCATAATCGTAGTAAAAAAAACAGATGGGCTAATGGGTTTTGTTAAAAATCCATTTATCCCAACGTCTTTAGCTCTTTCTTCTTCTTCTCTGCCAAAAATAGTCATCATTATTATAGGAGTATCAATTTTTAGTTCGCGACGAATTTTTCGAGAAACCTCAATGCCACTCATGCCTGGCATCATAAAATCCATAGTAATAAGTTTAAATTGTTTACCATTTAATTCTGCTTGTTGTATCTTTTCAATAGCATCGATTCCTAATAAAGCTACTTCTGGTTTAAATCCAAATGATTTTAAAATTTTAGTAATAATAAAGCAACTTTCTTCAGAATCATCCACTACCAGTACTCGTTCATTTTTCAATTGTGCTGGAATAGTGTATTTTTCTTTTTCGATTTCTGATTGTATAGGAAGAGTTATAGTAAAATAAAATGTGCTTCCTTGCCCATATATACTTTCAACCCATATTTCACCATTCATTTTCGTTACAAGTTGTTTACAAATAGATAATCCAAGACCAGTTCCGCCAAATTTACGAGTTGTTGAACCGTCTTCTTGGGTAAAAGGTTTAAAAATTTGCTTTAAAAATTTTTGTTTAATACCGACTCCATTATCTTTAACATAAAATTCAAGGGTAACTTGGTCATTTTTATTGTATTTAGAAACATTTTTAACGCCTATTATAATTGATCCATAGTAAGGGGTAAATTTAAGTGCATTTCCAACAAGATTAACGATAATCTGTTGAATACGTAAATCGTCACCTATAAGTGCCATTGGTGTTTCTGGATCAATATCAATAAGCAATTCGATGTGTTTTTCCTGAGCCTTATTACTCAAAATATTACTAACTTTAATTAAGACTTCATCTAATTTAAAAGGCGATTGTTCCAATTCTAATTTGCCAGCTTCAATTTTGGAAAAATCTAAAATATCATTAATCAGGCCAAGCAGTGAATATCCTGAAGATTGAATTATTTGCAGGTATCTTTTGACTTTAGGATCAAGTTGTAGCTCAAGGGCAAGATCTGTTGCTGCAATTACACCATTCATGGGAGTACGTATTTCATGACTCATATTAGCCAGAAATTCAGATTTAGCCATAGCTGAAGCTTCGGCGAATTTTTTAGCTCGTTTATAGTTATCAACTAATTGATGATAAGTTTGTCTTAATAAAAGGTGGATTTCAACTCTTGCCAATAAATCTTCTTTTAAAAAAGGCTTTGTAATATAATCATTTGCGCCTAATTGAAAGCCTTTTGCTAAATCTTTTGCTTGATTTTTTGCTGTTAATAAAAGAATCGGCAATTCAAATAAATTATACGAGCCTCTAATTTGTTTAACTACCTCATAACCATCTATCATAGGCATCATTATATCTAATAGTACTAAATCAAAGGCTGGAAACTTACCTAATTGAGTTTGCTCGATAGCTTTTAATGCTTCACGACCAGAATTAGCCTTTGTTACGGTGTAATTTTTACTCATTAAATGATTAGTAACTACATGCAAATTAACTGGTTCATCATCAACAACCAAAATATTACCACTACATTGATTTAATTGTTCATATTCCTCTATGGTTTGATCTTCAATTTTATCCTTAGACAAACTTAATGATTCGTCAATAAGTTGTTTATTTGATTTATGAATGCCTTTAAAACGATCTATATGAATATCATCTAAGTCAACATCAATCGGATAACTGCTTTGTCCAACTACTAATAGCGTAAAATATATAGCAGTGCCTTTATTCAAAACTGATTGAACTCCTATTTTACCTCCATGTAATTCTACCAAATTTTTAGTAATAGCCAATCCTAATCCCGTTCCTCCAAAACTACGAGTGGAGGAACCGTCAATCTGTATAAACTCTTCGAAAATTCTATCTAATTGATCGTCAGGGATGCCTATTCCGGAATCCGTTACACAAATTCTAATAATTGAATTTTTAATTAATTGAGCTTCAATACTTACAAACCCTTGAGATGTAAATTTTATGGCATTATCAATAAGATTGATCAAAATTTGTTTGAGTCGATCTGCGTCTGCATGTACAGGAGGTAAGTCATCAGATATAGAATTAATTAATTGTAATTGTTTTGCATCTACTTGGGGGTCAAATAATTTAAATACCTCTTCTATAAGGGGTTGTAATTTCACAGAATCAAGATTTAAACTTAATTTTTTTTCATTAAGTTTGGAAAAATCGAGAATTTCGTTTACTAATTTGGTTAACCTTCTTGCACTGTTCGCAATCATTTTAAGATTTTTTTGAGCAATAGCATCAATTTGGCCAACAGTTCCATCAATTAAAGATTCAGATATTCCAATAATTCCATTTAAAGGGGTGCGCAATTCATGGGATGTATTTGCCAAAAATTGATCTTTCATTTTATCCATCTTTTTTAAGGCTTCATTTTGCTGATGGATTTGCTCATAAGAATCGGCTATTTGGGATGACATTTTATTGAAAATAAGTGATAAACTACCAATTTCATCTTTGCTTTTAATAGTAATTTGTTTTCCCAAATGACCAGAGCTAAGGGATAGCATAACGTCTTTTAAGATACTTAAAGGATTAACTACGGTTTTTTGTAAAATCAAGTTTAAAAAAATAATCAATAATAAAAATATAGATGCTAAGAGACTCGCAAACAAAATTAAAGCAAGCTGGCGCTCACGTTCGATTTCATCTAAGGAATAATATACCTTAATAAAACCGATTTTTTCTCCAATAATTATAATTTCTTGATAGTATAATAAAGCCGAATGCCCAAACCATTTGACGTTCCGAATAATTAATTGATCTTTTAGTAATTCTTTATCATTTTGACTTAAATCTTCTTTTTCCTGATATTTGCCCCTTGAGCATAATAATAAACCTTTAGCATCAAATACTGAAATAGTTATTACATCGGATAATTCTAACATTTTTTCTAAACGAATATTGATAGCTTCCAATCTTTGTCCAAAAATTTCATTTGCTAATGGTTCAATATCTCGGCTAACCAAAGTACTTATAACTTCCTTTGCTTTTTGCATTACTGTATGAAATCGCTTCTGTTGAAAAGGTAATTGTAAAGAACTAAAAGCGGCAACTATAAGAATAAACGTCAGTAAAATAGATCCATTAATTTTATGTTTCAATTTCATTAGCTCCCCCAATCCCCGCTAATGTTAAATTAATCCCATTGAAAAAATTTAACTGTAACTTTTTAAATTTTTTCTCCCATTTTTTTAAATACAATTAAGGATTTACTGTTTTTAAGTAGATAACATAATTTTCTCCAAATTTGACAATTACTGCCGATTTAACTGGGTCTCCATTTTCATCAATACTGATTAGCCCTGTAGCTCCCTGTATATCTTTTGTTTTTGCAATAGCATCTCGTATTGTCGATGGATTTACAGAATTGGCCTTTTTAATTGCTTCGAAAAGAATTGTTACTGCATCATATGCCAAAATTAACCTATATGGTTCTTCAATAGCATCATTTTTTTCTTGATATTTATTCATCAAGGATCTGCTCATTTCATTTGCTGCATCTACATGATAATGTAAGCTAAAAATATTTCCAATAATGGCGTCTTTAGAATATTTATACATAATATTGTCCCAGCCATCCCCTCCGATAAAAATGGTTTTGATACCTTTTTTTCTGGCTTGCATCATTATTAAAGCTGAATCTTGCTGATAACCTGGCAAATAAATTATATCTGGATTCAATTTTTGAATTTCAATAATCAATGGGGTAAAATCTGTATCATCTTGATGATATCTTCCTTGCCAAAGAATTTCTCCATTGTATTCTTTAAATTTATTTATAAAAACATCAGAAAGCCCGACACAATATTGTTGACTAATATTAGTTAATACAATTGCTGTTCTGGCTTTCAAGTCGTCAACTGCAAATTTAGCCATGACAGCTCCTTGAAAAGGATCTGTAAAACATGCTCTAAAAATATAATCCCCAATCAAAGTTACTTTAGGGTCCGTTGAATTAGGAGATATCATAGGAATTTTTGCGGCCTGTAATATCTGAGCGGCTGCAGTTGAATTAGAACTCCAGCAAGCTCCTATAACGGCAACAACACCCGATTCTACTGCTCTTTTAGCTGATAGCCTAGAACCTAATTGAGTGCCTTGATTGTTAAATTCCAGTAGTTCAATTTTTTTTCCTATCAATCCTCCATTATTATTAGCCTCTTCAATTAAAAATCGAATAATTTTAAAATATTCATTTCCGTCTGAGGATGCTTCACCAGTTTTATCAAAAATCGCACCAATTTTGATTGTTTCTGTCCCAAAACATATTGATGTTAACGAAAAAATAAGTAAATAAATGATTATTAATTGGCTAAAAATAATTTTTTTCATAACAAAGGCTTCTCTTTTTTTCCGATAATCATATAACATAATTCATACGTCACATTACAACCATCTGGATTTTCATTATTCCAAAAATTAATTAAATTTTTCATCTGGCTTAATGTTAATGCTTCTTTTGAAATTGAAGTACCTGCGCCTAATCTTTTTAATGATTGAAAAAATTTTTTTGAGGATGGATATTTAATCCTTAATTCTTCCTTATGGCTCAAAACTTGAAAATTATCGGCTAACAATTTTTTTTCTATCGCATTAACTGAAGGTAATGGATTTCCGGTATAGGAATAATTAAGCTGATTACATTTTTTTTTCCATTCTTTAAAAGAATTTTCCCCTAAAAATGAAAAAATAAGATATCCTCCTTGTTTAAGGGAGTTCATAATGTTTTTTATACTGCCATAAATATCCTTAAACCATTGAAAAGTAAATCCAGATATTACTAAGGAATACACATTTTCTTCGGTTAAATATTCTCCATCTATACATGACCATTCAACCATTGAGTAGTCTATACCAGATGAATTAGTTTTTTGTTTACAGATTTCTAACATTTCTTGCGAAAGATCGCTTACTATTATTTTTCTATCATTAAAAATTGAAACAAGCGGAATTGTAATTATACCTGTTCCGCATCCGATTTCAAGAAAAGGTGCATCAATAAAAGAATTTTTAAGAAGCTTAAGTCGCTCAATAATCCAGCTTACTCCAATTTTTTGAACTACTGCGTAATCTTCATAATATGATGCAAACTTGGAAAAATTTTTTTTTATTGTTTCTTTATTATCTTTCAATTTCAAACCTATTTAACATGGAATATTAAAATTTTAGGAATAAATTTTAATGCTATCATTTTTAGTCTTAATTATATTATTACAAAATTTTTTTGGTAAATTACAAGGATTATTTTTTTAACGAACTCAAGGAATTCACGAAACCGTAAAAAATGTATAAAGGATTTGGAAACACCTATTCCTTTTCAAACCTAATAATATCCCAGCATTCGGAAACATGGGTAAATGGCAAAGCATGCCCACCTTTTTCAAATATTACAAGATTACTATTATTCAAAGATTCGTGCAATTCGATTGATTTACTTTGGTTCACAATTATATCTTCTTTACCATGGAAGATTAAAATTTTAGGAATAACTTTTAAAGGCTCGATGTTAAATTTATTATTATTAAGAAAAATCAAATCATCCATCAATTTTAAATGATTCACATTGCTATTTAGATGATTTTCAAACTCATCTGGAAAATAAGCATTAGTATAAAATTCTTTTAATAAATTATAGGGATTAGTTTTAAGCCCCTTTATCATTGCATTAACAATTTTTTTTGATAATTTTGATTCTTTTTTTTCTTCGGAATGAAAATACTTAAAGCACCCAAATAAAACAAGCAAGCGAGTACCTATTAATACGTCTTCTGGAATAAAATGAAGACCAAGGGAATGGCATATTAGGACATCTATTGTATTTAAAGGAAATGAAAAATTGGTTGTTTGTCCATAAAAATAACCTCTATCCAAAAAAATGATTTCTAAATTTGAGGTTATTTGTTTTTCCCAATTTTTCCAAAAATTTTTATCAAAACCCCATCCATGCTGAAATACAAGCCTAATTATTTTGATTTCTCCATTTTTGCAAAAAATTTATTAAAGTTTCAATATGTTCTTTTGTATGAAAATCGCAAATTGTAATTCTAATGCGGGCTTCGCCTTTTTTGACTGTTGGAGGTCTTATCGGAACGGCAAACATTTCATTTTTTTCAAGATATTTTGATAATTCAAGAACTTTTTCAGAATCTCCAACAATAATTGGAATTATATTGGTATTGGACATTCCAGTATCAAAGCCTGCTTTATTTAAACGATTGCGTAGAAATTGAGCATTTTCCAAAATTTTTTTTCTATTGTTTTCCATAAAGGGTATTATTTCAAGGGCTCCGTCAATAGCTCCTAAAACAGATGGAGGTAAGGCTGTAGAGTATATAAGTCCGCTGCATTTATTGATAAGATATTTTCGCATTTCTTCAGAACATGCGATATACGCTCCAAAAGAACCACATGATTTTCCAAAGGTTCCAATAATTAAATCTATATCATTCCCTAAAGCCGATCCCATCCCTTTTTCGCCAAAAATACCCATTCCATGAGCATCATCAACAATTAGAATGGCTTTAAATTCCTTACTTATCTCTATCAAAGCATCAATATCTGCTTTATCTCCGTCCATGCTATAAACAGATTCGGCAATAATAAATATTTTAGAATATTTTTCTTTTTTTGTTTGATATAAATGCTTTTCAAGATTTTTTATATCATTGTGCTTAAATCTTTCAATCCTGCCTCTGCTTAAGATAGCTCCTTGAATTAAGCTATTATGAATATTCCGGTCAATTAATATTAATGATCCTCTATCAGCAATTGATGCTAAAATAGATGTATTTGCTTGAAAGCCGGAATTAAAAATAAGTGATCTTTCAGTCTTTTTTAATATGGCTAATTTTTCTTCTATTTCCTTAAAACATAAATATGATCCACAAACAAGTCTTGACGCTGTTGACCCTGTTCCATATCTTTCGATAAATTCAATTGATCTTTGCTTTAATAAAGGGTGTTTAGATAATCCTAAATAATCATTAGAGCTAAAATTTATTAGTCTATTGCCGTTAATTTCTATTATAGCTTCAGAAACTGGATTTACATCCCTGAGGTTTCTTAGTTGATTGGCTTTTTCTAAGGCATTTAAGTCATTTTTAATGAATGACAACTTTTCTTTTGGCAAGAATATCTCCTTATTTTTTTACAATTTACCACAAAGCTGTAAGTTCATGTACAAGGCTCATGCCTTTGGAGCGACCATCCGGTCGCCCCTACAAAAAATATTAACGAGGAAAGGAACTTTTTACATTAAAAACTCTTTTATTTTTTCGACAACATAAGTTAATTGTTCATTAGTAAGCTCAGGATATATAGGTAACGCTATTGTATAATTTGAAGCATGTTCTGAATCTTTTAAATCTCCTTCTTTATAACCTAAGTAAGAAAAACACTCTTGAATATGAAGAGGAACAGGATAATATATTTCCGTTCCGATTTCAGCGTCAGTTAAAAATTGACGTAATTCGTCTCTTTTTTCAGTAACCTGTATAACAAATTGATTATATATATGCCTGTTTTCTCTTGCTGTTGGGAGCTTAATTTTTTCAGTTAATCCAGCGTCAGTAAATAATTTTGTATATTGTTTAGCATTTTCTTGACGACCTTTTGTCCAATTATCAAGATATTTTAGTTTTATCAACACCACTGCTGCTTGAAGATTATCAAGTCTAAAGTTTCCACCGATTATTTTATGGTAATACTTTGGTTTTGAACCATGAACCCTTAAAATTTTTAATTTTTCGTATAAATCTTCAGAATTTACAGTTACAATTCCGCCATCTCCAAAGGCTCCAAGGTTTTTAGATGGGAAAAAAGAAAAACAGCCAAAATCGCCAATAGATCCAGCTCTTTTGCCTTTATATTCTGAACCTATAGCTTGAGCAGCATCTTCTATTATTACTAAATTATATTCTTTTGCTATCGCACATATTGAGTCCATGTCTGCGCATTGTCCATAAAGATGAACAGGCATTATAGCTTTTAATTTTTTTCTTTCTTCATTAGTCATTTTTTCAATTGCAGTTTTAATTTTTTCGGCAGATATATTGTAGGTATCGGAATCTATATCAACAAAAACAGGCTTAGCCCCAACTCTTGCTATTGATCCTGCTGTGGCAAAAAATGTATATGGAGTTGTAATAACTATATCTCCATTGCCAATATCTGCAGCCATAAGGGAAATTAAAAGAGCGTCAGTCCCTGATGAAACGCCTATAGAATATTTTGTTTGGCAGTATTTAGCGATTTCTTTTTCAAGATCAGTTACATAACTGCCTAAAATGAACTGTTGGCTTTTATAAATTTCTTCAGTAACTTTTAGTATTTCTGATTCAATGCTTTTGTACTGAATTTTTAAATCAAGTAAAGGAACTTTCATGGTTACTCCTTATTTTATAGCTTGTTTCGCTTGTTTATATTGTTTATATTTTGAATACATATTATTCGTTTGGCTGTTTGAATCGATAATTGGATTACATGATAAATAAACTGACTGATATCCTAATAAGGTATTAACTTCATCTCTTAATAAAGAACTTGATTTCAATTTAATTTCATCAGGAAGAGCAATTATGACTTCAGATTCCTTTGGAATCATTATATGAAGATAAGTTCTGCATGAACCTTGATGATGTTTAAAAATTTCTTGAAGTTCTTTAAGTGTCTCTTTTTGAGTTTTCGATGCATCAAGGCTTAAATGAACGCTTGTAGTCCATATGTCTTCAGCGGTT from Desulfobacterales bacterium harbors:
- a CDS encoding alpha/beta hydrolase, translating into MDRGYFYGQTTNFSFPLNTIDVLICHSLGLHFIPEDVLIGTRLLVLFGCFKYFHSEEKKESKLSKKIVNAMIKGLKTNPYNLLKEFYTNAYFPDEFENHLNSNVNHLKLMDDLIFLNNNKFNIEPLKVIPKILIFHGKEDIIVNQSKSIELHESLNNSNLVIFEKGGHALPFTHVSECWDIIRFEKE
- a CDS encoding methyltransferase domain-containing protein; amino-acid sequence: MKDNKETIKKNFSKFASYYEDYAVVQKIGVSWIIERLKLLKNSFIDAPFLEIGCGTGIITIPLVSIFNDRKIIVSDLSQEMLEICKQKTNSSGIDYSMVEWSCIDGEYLTEENVYSLVISGFTFQWFKDIYGSIKNIMNSLKQGGYLIFSFLGENSFKEWKKKCNQLNYSYTGNPLPSVNAIEKKLLADNFQVLSHKEELRIKYPSSKKFFQSLKRLGAGTSISKEALTLSQMKNLINFWNNENPDGCNVTYELCYMIIGKKEKPLL
- a CDS encoding 8-amino-7-oxononanoate synthase, which encodes MPKEKLSFIKNDLNALEKANQLRNLRDVNPVSEAIIEINGNRLINFSSNDYLGLSKHPLLKQRSIEFIERYGTGSTASRLVCGSYLCFKEIEEKLAILKKTERSLIFNSGFQANTSILASIADRGSLILIDRNIHNSLIQGAILSRGRIERFKHNDIKNLEKHLYQTKKEKYSKIFIIAESVYSMDGDKADIDALIEISKEFKAILIVDDAHGMGIFGEKGMGSALGNDIDLIIGTFGKSCGSFGAYIACSEEMRKYLINKCSGLIYSTALPPSVLGAIDGALEIIPFMENNRKKILENAQFLRNRLNKAGFDTGMSNTNIIPIIVGDSEKVLELSKYLEKNEMFAVPIRPPTVKKGEARIRITICDFHTKEHIETLINFLQKWRNQNN
- a CDS encoding ABC transporter substrate-binding protein — protein: MKKIIFSQLIIIYLLIFSLTSICFGTETIKIGAIFDKTGEASSDGNEYFKIIRFLIEEANNNGGLIGKKIELLEFNNQGTQLGSRLSAKRAVESGVVAVIGACWSSNSTAAAQILQAAKIPMISPNSTDPKVTLIGDYIFRACFTDPFQGAVMAKFAVDDLKARTAIVLTNISQQYCVGLSDVFINKFKEYNGEILWQGRYHQDDTDFTPLIIEIQKLNPDIIYLPGYQQDSALIMMQARKKGIKTIFIGGDGWDNIMYKYSKDAIIGNIFSLHYHVDAANEMSRSLMNKYQEKNDAIEEPYRLILAYDAVTILFEAIKKANSVNPSTIRDAIAKTKDIQGATGLISIDENGDPVKSAVIVKFGENYVIYLKTVNP
- a CDS encoding response regulator, translating into MKLKHKINGSILLTFILIVAAFSSLQLPFQQKRFHTVMQKAKEVISTLVSRDIEPLANEIFGQRLEAINIRLEKMLELSDVITISVFDAKGLLLCSRGKYQEKEDLSQNDKELLKDQLIIRNVKWFGHSALLYYQEIIIIGEKIGFIKVYYSLDEIERERQLALILFASLLASIFLLLIIFLNLILQKTVVNPLSILKDVMLSLSSGHLGKQITIKSKDEIGSLSLIFNKMSSQIADSYEQIHQQNEALKKMDKMKDQFLANTSHELRTPLNGIIGISESLIDGTVGQIDAIAQKNLKMIANSARRLTKLVNEILDFSKLNEKKLSLNLDSVKLQPLIEEVFKLFDPQVDAKQLQLINSISDDLPPVHADADRLKQILINLIDNAIKFTSQGFVSIEAQLIKNSIIRICVTDSGIGIPDDQLDRIFEEFIQIDGSSTRSFGGTGLGLAITKNLVELHGGKIGVQSVLNKGTAIYFTLLVVGQSSYPIDVDLDDIHIDRFKGIHKSNKQLIDESLSLSKDKIEDQTIEEYEQLNQCSGNILVVDDEPVNLHVVTNHLMSKNYTVTKANSGREALKAIEQTQLGKFPAFDLVLLDIMMPMIDGYEVVKQIRGSYNLFELPILLLTAKNQAKDLAKGFQLGANDYITKPFLKEDLLARVEIHLLLRQTYHQLVDNYKRAKKFAEASAMAKSEFLANMSHEIRTPMNGVIAATDLALELQLDPKVKRYLQIIQSSGYSLLGLINDILDFSKIEAGKLELEQSPFKLDEVLIKVSNILSNKAQEKHIELLIDIDPETPMALIGDDLRIQQIIVNLVGNALKFTPYYGSIIIGVKNVSKYNKNDQVTLEFYVKDNGVGIKQKFLKQIFKPFTQEDGSTTRKFGGTGLGLSICKQLVTKMNGEIWVESIYGQGSTFYFTITLPIQSEIEKEKYTIPAQLKNERVLVVDDSEESCFIITKILKSFGFKPEVALLGIDAIEKIQQAELNGKQFKLITMDFMMPGMSGIEVSRKIRRELKIDTPIIMMTIFGREEEERAKDVGINGFLTKPISPSVFFTTIMNIFGTKNQKIYKQDESITTPLSELKEKLKGMRVLLAEDNLTNQEIASAVLKGAGIEFEIANNGKEAVKKVKNGQFQVVLMDIQMPEMDGYQATRAIREDDSFDNLPIIAMTAHAMKGDAERCLASGMNGYVTKPISQKKLFQTLFECYNAINQSSNSNEEYTSIATENNNNNLPHRLPGLDIKATLDFLSIDEMLFKKILMGFAKDNQTTIDKINKAFNEENWVELGNIAHTLKGSGSNIGAVDLQKKAFALEKACQHNIVFREIVDAMIESLKEVIQSIETLF
- a CDS encoding DegT/DnrJ/EryC1/StrS family aminotransferase produces the protein MKVPLLDLKIQYKSIESEILKVTEEIYKSQQFILGSYVTDLEKEIAKYCQTKYSIGVSSGTDALLISLMAADIGNGDIVITTPYTFFATAGSIARVGAKPVFVDIDSDTYNISAEKIKTAIEKMTNEERKKLKAIMPVHLYGQCADMDSICAIAKEYNLVIIEDAAQAIGSEYKGKRAGSIGDFGCFSFFPSKNLGAFGDGGIVTVNSEDLYEKLKILRVHGSKPKYYHKIIGGNFRLDNLQAAVVLIKLKYLDNWTKGRQENAKQYTKLFTDAGLTEKIKLPTARENRHIYNQFVIQVTEKRDELRQFLTDAEIGTEIYYPVPLHIQECFSYLGYKEGDLKDSEHASNYTIALPIYPELTNEQLTYVVEKIKEFLM